The sequence CGCGGCGGCGATAGGCGACAATGAGACCGAGCCCGCCGAACACCAGCACCGCGAAGGGCGCCAGCCAGAGGATCACATTCGCCCCGTGCCAGGTCGGGCGCAGCAGCACGAACTCGCCATAGCGGGCGACGAGATAGTCGAGAACCTGCTGGTTGCTCTCGCCCTGGGCGATGCGCTCGCGCACGAGCAGGCGCAGGTCGCGCGCCAGCGGCGCGTCGGAATCGTCGATCGACTGGTTCTGGCACACCATGCAGCGCAGCTCCTTGGAGAGCTCGCGCGCCCGCGCCTCCTGCGCCGGATCGGGCAGCACCTCGTCGGGCTGCACGGCGGCGGCGGGGGTAACGAGGGCGAGGCAGAGCAGCGCGGCGGCGAGCATCGCCCGCCAGCGCGCGCTTCCCTCATGCCCGGGCTTGACCCGGGCACCCAGAAGGCCCGGCACCACGCGGCTGGATCCCCGGGTCAGGCCCGGGGATGAGGGACCGAAAAGGCGTGCACGCATCGCCCTCACTCCGCCGGCACCGGCGACGCGCCGTCCGCCTTGGGCTTCGGTTTCTTCGCCGGCTTCGGCGCCCCGACGCGCAGGCGCCGGTCACTGAGCGAGAGCGCGCCGCCCAGCGCCATGATGATGGAGCCGATCCAGATCAGCGTCACATAGGGCTTCCAATAGGCGCGCACGCCCACCCCGCCGCCGGGCAGTTCATCCCCGAGGCTGACATAGAGCTGGCTGAAGCCGAAGGTGCGGATGCCCGATTCCGTCGTCGGCATGTTGCGGGCGGTGAACAGGCGCTTCGAGGATTCGATGGTGCCGATATCGACCCCGCCACGGCGGATGGTGAACACGCCCACGAGATCGCGGTAATTCGGCCCGTTGCGCGGCTCCAGCCGGTCGAGGGTCAGCTCATAGCCGCCGACATCGAACCGCCCGCCGACCTTCACCCCGGTGATGCGCTCGGCGTTCCAGCTGGTTTCGGCGATGATGCCGAACAGGCAGACGCCGACGCCGGCATGGGCCAGCGCCGCGCCGAACACCGAACGCGGCAGGCCGCGCAGCCGGGCGAAGGCGGTCGCCCGCGGCACCCGGCCGAAGCCGGCGCGCTCGGTCACTTCCGCCACCGCGCCGATCACCACGAAGGCGGCGAGCCCCATGCCGAAGGGCGCCAGCAGCGGGCCGCCGCCCTGCGCATAGGCCGCCAGCGCGGCGATGACGATGGCCGCGCCGAACGCCGCCATCAGCCGCTGGGCGGCGCCGGCGAGATCGCCGCGCTTCCAGGCCAGCAGCGGCCCGAACGGCATGGCGAAGGCGACGGGGAGCATGAGCGCGCCGACGGTGAGGTTGAAATAGGGCGGACCCACCGTGATCTTGGCGCCATTATAGGCCTCCAGCGCCAGCGGGTAGAGCGTGCCGACCAGCACCGCGGCGGCAGCGGCGGTGAGCAGAAGATTGTTGAGCACCAGCGCGCCCTCGCGCGACACCGGCGCGAACAGCCCGCCCTGCCGCAGCATCGGTGCGCGCAGCGCATAGAGCGCCAAAGAGCCGCCGATGAAGAAGACGAGGATGGCGAGGATGAACACGCCGCGCGAGGGATCGGTGGCGAAGGCATGCACCGAGGTCAGCACGCCCGAGCGCACGAGGAAGGTGCCGAGCAGCGACAGCGAGAAGGCGAGGATGGCGAGCAGCACCGTCCACACTTTCAGCGCGTCGCGCTTTTCCATCACCACGGCGGAATGGATCAGCGCCGTGCCGGCGAACCACGGCATCAGCGAGGCGTTCTCCACCGGGTCCCAGAACCACCAGCCGCCCCAGCCGAGCTCGTAATAGGCCCAGTAGGACCCCATGGCGATGCCGAGCGTCAGGAAGGCCCAAGCGGTCAGCGCCCAGGGCCGCACCCAGCGCGCCCAGGCGGCGTCGATCCGCCCCTCGATCAGCGCGGCGACGGCGAAGGCGAAGGTGATGGAGAAACCGACATAGCCGAGATAAAGCAGCGGCGGATGGATGGCGAGGCCGATATCCTGCAGGATCGGGTTGAGGTCCTGCCCCTCCGCCGGCGGGGGCACCACCCTTATGAACGGGTTGGAGGTGAGCAGGATGAACAGCAGGAACGCCACCGCCACCGCGCCCTGCACGCCCAGCACATTGGCCTTCAGCCGCGCCGGCAGATTGCCGCCGAACAGCGCCACCAGCGCCGCGAACAGCGCCAGCACCAGCACCCAGAGCAGCATCGAGCCCTCATGGTTCCCCCATGTGCCGGTGATGCGGTAGAGCAGCGGCTTGGCCGAGTGCGAGTTCTCGACCACGTTGAGCACCGAGAAATCGGACTGCACATAGGCCACGACAAGCGTGGCGAAGGACAGGCCGACAAAGCCGGCCAGCACCAGCGCGAGGGTCGAACCGACCCGCATCAGCGCCGCGTCACCGGTACGCGCGCCCCAGATCGGGATCGCCGTCATCAGGATGGCGACGGCGAGCGAGAGCACCAGCGCGTAATGGCCGATTTCCGGGTTCATGGGCGGTTGTCCCAACAAGCATCCTTCGAGGCCGCGTCGCGGCACCTCAGGATGACGGCGCACCGAGAACGAAAACGAGAGAGAACCACGTCATCCTGAGGTGCTCGGGCAAGGCCCGCGTCTCGAAGGATGGTTATCGCGAAGCGGCGGGGGCCCTCGCTCACTGCGTCGCCTCCCCTTCCTTCCACACGCCCTGCTTCTTCAGCGCGTCGGCGACTTCCTTCGGCATATAGGTCTCGTCATGCTTGGCCAGCACGCTGTCGGCGGCAAAGCTGCCATCGGGCGCGATGACGCCCTCGGCGATCACCCCCTGCCCCTCGCGAAAAAGATCGGGCAGCAGGCCGACATAGGCGACGCTCATATCCGCGCCATGGTCGGTGATGACGAAGCGCACATGCGTGCCGTCCGTATGCTGCACGCTGCCATCCTTCACCAGCCCGCCGAGCCGCAGCCGCGTGCCGGGCTGCGTGCCCTCGGCGGCGATCTCGCTCGGGGTACGGAAGAACACGATGGTGTCGTTGAGCGCGAACAGCACCAGCCCGGCGGACAAGGCAAGCACGGCGGCGGCGCCGGAAATGACCAGGAGGCGGCGTTTCTTGCGGGTCATGGCGTCAGCTCTCCAGCCCCAGTTCGCGCGCCAGCGCGTCGATGCGGCCAAGCGCCGCCGTGTCGCTGGCGAAATGGGTGCGGGCCTGGCCGGCGGCAGTCTTCGCCTTGTCCTGCTGGCCGAGCACGGTCCAGGCGCGCATCAGCCGCAGCCAGCCCTCGATATCGTCGCCCTGCTGCGCCAGCCGGGCCTCCAACCGCTCGACCATGCCGCGCACCATGGCCTCGCGCTGCTCCGGCGTCAGGCTTTCCGCCGCCGCCACATCGGCGGCACCGGGGCCGGGGCCGGCGGCGACCGGGACCGGCGCGCCGATGCGGGCCAGCGCCTCGCGCAGCAGGCCGAGCCACGGCGCATCGGGCGGGGACTGGGCGACCAGCGCGCTCCAGCGCGCCGCCGCCTGCTCTTTCTGCCCGTCCTGCTCGGCGGCGAGGCCGAGGAAATACTGTGCCTTGGGGTCTTGCGGATCGGCCGCCAGCGCCGCCTCGAACGCCGCCTTGGCCTCGGCGGTCACCACCCCGCCGGCCTGCGCGGTCAGCGCCTCGCCGAGGCCGGTCTCGCGCTGGGCGCTGGGACCGAGCAGACGGATGGCATTGGCCCAGGCGCGGGCGGCATCGTCGAGCCGGCCGATGCGGGCATAGATCGGCGCCACCACCTCATAGCCGCGCCCGTCATTCGGGTTGGCTTCGAGATGGCTTTCCACCTTGCGGATGAGAATGGCGATGTCGGAAGGGTTGGGCTGCGCCTCCAGCCGCTGCGCCAGCGGCTGCGGCGGGTAGAGCGGCGAGCCCAGGGAAAGATACAGCCCGCCGGCCAGCAGCGGCACGCCGAGCAGTGCCACCACGGCGACGACGCGCCGGCGGCGGCCTTCGCCCGAGGCTTCCCCCTCGCTCGCCCGCTCGGCGGTGGCGCGCAGAATGCGCCGGGCGACTTCGGTGCGGGCGGCCTCGCCCTCGGCGGGGGCGATGAGGCCGGCGGCGCGGTCGCGCTCGATTTCCGCCAACTGGTCGCGATAGACCGCGAGATCGGCCTCGGCCGTGCTGGCGGCGGGCCCCGCCGCGCCCGTGCGCAACGGCCACAGCACCGCCAGAATGGCGGCGCCGGTCATCAGCGAAAAGGCGATCCACAGCAACATTAGCGTTCCTCTAATGCGCTGAGGTAGCCGACCCGACGCCCGGCGCCAATCCGTAACACCCTCAGTCGGATCGCCGCAGGCTCACAGT comes from Ancylobacter polymorphus and encodes:
- a CDS encoding cytochrome c-type biogenesis protein, translating into MLAAALLCLALVTPAAAVQPDEVLPDPAQEARARELSKELRCMVCQNQSIDDSDAPLARDLRLLVRERIAQGESNQQVLDYLVARYGEFVLLRPTWHGANVILWLAPFAVLVFGGLGLIVAYRRRAAQAGASEAPATVPLSAEEEARLRAALAEAPDDAARDVTKV
- the ccmI gene encoding c-type cytochrome biogenesis protein CcmI — encoded protein: MLLWIAFSLMTGAAILAVLWPLRTGAAGPAASTAEADLAVYRDQLAEIERDRAAGLIAPAEGEAARTEVARRILRATAERASEGEASGEGRRRRVVAVVALLGVPLLAGGLYLSLGSPLYPPQPLAQRLEAQPNPSDIAILIRKVESHLEANPNDGRGYEVVAPIYARIGRLDDAARAWANAIRLLGPSAQRETGLGEALTAQAGGVVTAEAKAAFEAALAADPQDPKAQYFLGLAAEQDGQKEQAAARWSALVAQSPPDAPWLGLLREALARIGAPVPVAAGPGPGAADVAAAESLTPEQREAMVRGMVERLEARLAQQGDDIEGWLRLMRAWTVLGQQDKAKTAAGQARTHFASDTAALGRIDALARELGLES
- a CDS encoding heme lyase CcmF/NrfE family subunit, which encodes MNPEIGHYALVLSLAVAILMTAIPIWGARTGDAALMRVGSTLALVLAGFVGLSFATLVVAYVQSDFSVLNVVENSHSAKPLLYRITGTWGNHEGSMLLWVLVLALFAALVALFGGNLPARLKANVLGVQGAVAVAFLLFILLTSNPFIRVVPPPAEGQDLNPILQDIGLAIHPPLLYLGYVGFSITFAFAVAALIEGRIDAAWARWVRPWALTAWAFLTLGIAMGSYWAYYELGWGGWWFWDPVENASLMPWFAGTALIHSAVVMEKRDALKVWTVLLAILAFSLSLLGTFLVRSGVLTSVHAFATDPSRGVFILAILVFFIGGSLALYALRAPMLRQGGLFAPVSREGALVLNNLLLTAAAAAVLVGTLYPLALEAYNGAKITVGPPYFNLTVGALMLPVAFAMPFGPLLAWKRGDLAGAAQRLMAAFGAAIVIAALAAYAQGGGPLLAPFGMGLAAFVVIGAVAEVTERAGFGRVPRATAFARLRGLPRSVFGAALAHAGVGVCLFGIIAETSWNAERITGVKVGGRFDVGGYELTLDRLEPRNGPNYRDLVGVFTIRRGGVDIGTIESSKRLFTARNMPTTESGIRTFGFSQLYVSLGDELPGGGVGVRAYWKPYVTLIWIGSIIMALGGALSLSDRRLRVGAPKPAKKPKPKADGASPVPAE
- the ccmE gene encoding cytochrome c maturation protein CcmE, whose protein sequence is MTRKKRRLLVISGAAAVLALSAGLVLFALNDTIVFFRTPSEIAAEGTQPGTRLRLGGLVKDGSVQHTDGTHVRFVITDHGADMSVAYVGLLPDLFREGQGVIAEGVIAPDGSFAADSVLAKHDETYMPKEVADALKKQGVWKEGEATQ